The genomic segment TTCTCGCCCAAAGACGGCAGCGGTATCGATCTCGACGTGCTCGCACGTATCGCCAGCGAAATCCGCGATGTCGCTGACCTCGGGGTGCAGATGGCGCTGGTTATCGGCGCCGGCAATTTCATCCGCGGCAGCGCGTACGAGGCGCGCGGCATGGATCGCTCGACCGCAGATCAAATGGGAATGCTCGCGATCGTGATCAACTCGCTCGCGATGCAAAACGCGCTCGAACAGGTCGGCGTGCCGACGCGAGTGCTTTCGGCCATTGAAATCCAGGCCGTCTGCGAGCCCTACATTCGTCGCCGCGCGTTGCGCCACATGGAAAAGGGACGTGTCGTGATTTGCGCGGCCGGCACCGGCAATCCGTATTTCACGACCGATACCGCGGCGAGCCTGCGCGCGATGGAACTGGGCGCCGAAGTGATCCTCAAGGCGAGCCATCATGTCGACGGCGTTTACGATCGCGATCCGATGCAGGATTCGAACGCTGTCAGGTTCGATCGCCTTACCTATCTCGACGTGCTCAAACGAAATCTCAAAGTAATGGACTCGACTGCGATCGCGATGTGCATGGACAACAAGATGCCGATCGTCGTTTTCAATTTGCTCAAACCGGGTAATATAAGAAAGGCCGTGATGGGCGAGACGATCGGAACCTGGGTGGAGAGCGGCCCACAGCCATGACCGGAGAAATAATCGAAGACGCAAAGAGAGAGATGGACAAGACGCTCGAGGCGTTCCGCCATGAGCTCACGCGAGTGCGCACCGGACGCGCCTCGACCGCGCTCATCGAGAACCTTCACGTCGATTACTACGGCGCCAAGACGCCCCTGCGCTCGCTGGCTGGACTGGCAGCGCCCGAGCCGCGCCTGCTCGTGATCACGCCTTACGACAAGGCGGCGATGCACGATATCGAAAAGGCGATCCAGACCTCCGACCTCGGGCTCACGCCGATGAACGATGGCAAGCTGATCCGCATCCCGATCCCCGAGTTGACCGAGGAGCGGCGCAAGGATCTGGTCAAGAAGATTCGCAAAGACGCCGAGGAATTCCGCGTCGGTATCCGCAACCATCGCCGCGACGCCAACGATCTGCTCAAGGAAATGAACAAGGAAAAGCAGGTCACCGACGATGAGCTGCGCACGGCCGAAGCCAAGGTGCAGCAGTTGACCACTGAGTTTATCGAACGGCTCGACAAGGTGCTCGCGGCCAAAGAGGCCGAAATCATGGAGGTCTGAGCACGGCCCTTCCATCGACCTGAAGAGCGCCGTAACCTTCGAGCCGCCAGTGGCAATTTCACTACCCTTAGAGGAATTTCCCAACCTGTCGCTTGAGCCGTCGCGTTTGCCACGTCACGTGGCGATCGTGATGGACGGCAACGGCAGATGGGCCAGACGGCGTGGACTCTCGCGTCACGAGGGCCATCGCCGCGGCAAGGATTCGGTGCGCGCCGTCGTCGAAGCGGCACGTGAGCTCGGCATCCCGTATCTCACCTTGTTCGCGTTCACGACGGAGAACTGGCATCGGCCGAGCACCGAAGTCAGCTTCTTGATGAGCCTCCTGCATCGCTACTTGCTCACTGAGACCAAGCGCCTGATGAAGCGCGATATCCGCGTCGTGGCCGTGGGCGATACCAACCGCCTGCCGCCGCGCGTGCGCGATGCGCTCAACCTCACGATCGAAACGACGCGCGAGAACCGTTCGATGACGCTCGCGATCGCGCTTTCGTATGGCGGCCGGCAGGATATCGTCGCGGCGGCGCAGCGCCTTGCGAAGGCTGCGGCTGCGGGCGAGATCGATCCGGCGAAAATCGACGAGCAGATGTTCGCCGCGTCGCTCGACACCGCTGATATTCCCGACCCTGATCTCTGGATTCGCACTTCCGGCGAGATTCGTATCTCGAACTGCTTTCTCTTTCAGCTCGCGTACACGGAACTCTACTTCACCGACACGCTGTGGCCGGATTTTCGCGAGCGCGAGCTGCTTGCCGCTCTTGCCGCCTACCAGCTTCGCGAGCGCCGCTACGGCACTATCGCGGGCACGCCTGACCAGCGCCTGCGTGCTCAAAACTAGAATCCTGACCGCGGCGATCGCGC from the Candidatus Binataceae bacterium genome contains:
- the pyrH gene encoding UMP kinase, with product MADVDGAPNGKPRFSRILLKLSGEAFSPKDGSGIDLDVLARIASEIRDVADLGVQMALVIGAGNFIRGSAYEARGMDRSTADQMGMLAIVINSLAMQNALEQVGVPTRVLSAIEIQAVCEPYIRRRALRHMEKGRVVICAAGTGNPYFTTDTAASLRAMELGAEVILKASHHVDGVYDRDPMQDSNAVRFDRLTYLDVLKRNLKVMDSTAIAMCMDNKMPIVVFNLLKPGNIRKAVMGETIGTWVESGPQP
- the frr gene encoding ribosome recycling factor; this encodes MTGEIIEDAKREMDKTLEAFRHELTRVRTGRASTALIENLHVDYYGAKTPLRSLAGLAAPEPRLLVITPYDKAAMHDIEKAIQTSDLGLTPMNDGKLIRIPIPELTEERRKDLVKKIRKDAEEFRVGIRNHRRDANDLLKEMNKEKQVTDDELRTAEAKVQQLTTEFIERLDKVLAAKEAEIMEV
- a CDS encoding isoprenyl transferase, with product MAISLPLEEFPNLSLEPSRLPRHVAIVMDGNGRWARRRGLSRHEGHRRGKDSVRAVVEAARELGIPYLTLFAFTTENWHRPSTEVSFLMSLLHRYLLTETKRLMKRDIRVVAVGDTNRLPPRVRDALNLTIETTRENRSMTLAIALSYGGRQDIVAAAQRLAKAAAAGEIDPAKIDEQMFAASLDTADIPDPDLWIRTSGEIRISNCFLFQLAYTELYFTDTLWPDFRERELLAALAAYQLRERRYGTIAGTPDQRLRAQN